In one window of Coleofasciculus chthonoplastes PCC 7420 DNA:
- a CDS encoding type II toxin-antitoxin system TacA family antitoxin yields the protein MPETSQPKDSRIDLRVTQEQKELLERAAALKGVSLSAYTLFHLVPIARQEIDVHERLVLSNRDRELFMSVMENPPQLKGKLKATIHKFRDKYDK from the coding sequence ATGCCGGAAACCTCTCAACCTAAAGATAGCCGGATTGATTTAAGGGTCACTCAAGAGCAAAAAGAACTCCTAGAACGGGCAGCCGCCTTGAAAGGAGTTTCTTTAAGTGCCTATACTCTTTTTCACTTGGTTCCCATCGCTAGACAGGAAATAGATGTCCATGAAAGGCTAGTTCTGTCAAATCGCGATCGCGAGTTATTTATGTCTGTGATGGAAAATCCGCCGCAACTGAAGGGAAAGCTTAAAGCCACTATCCACAAGTTTCGGGACAAGTATGACAAGTAG
- a CDS encoding XisI protein — MDRLESYRQIIRTVLKRYINIDYANVEVENQAAFDSETDQYIIVSYGWGNKRRIHGCLIHVNIIEGKVWVQRDGTEDGIANELVEAGIPKEEIVLGFHEPGVRQYTGFAVA; from the coding sequence ATGGATAGATTAGAGAGTTACCGCCAGATTATTCGCACTGTGTTGAAGCGATATATCAATATTGACTATGCCAATGTTGAGGTAGAGAATCAAGCCGCTTTTGACTCAGAAACAGACCAATACATTATTGTTTCTTATGGTTGGGGGAATAAGAGGCGTATTCATGGTTGTCTGATTCACGTTAATATTATTGAGGGGAAGGTTTGGGTGCAACGGGATGGCACAGAAGATGGGATTGCGAATGAATTAGTAGAAGCAGGTATTCCGAAGGAAGAGATTGTGTTAGGATTTCATGAGCCTGGAGTGAGACAGTATACGGGTTTTGCTGTAGCTTAG
- a CDS encoding DUF433 domain-containing protein has protein sequence MASVSNQPTKITRTERGLVIAGTRITLYQFMDYIHGGYARLLIRQYFPQITDEQFEATMSYIAANRAEVEAEYQMVVKNDEEIRQYWEEQNRECFAQIARLPPPPGLEKAWAKLQAAKAKLESKS, from the coding sequence ATGGCTTCGGTATCCAATCAACCAACAAAAATTACCCGTACAGAACGAGGACTGGTCATCGCCGGAACTCGCATCACCCTATACCAATTTATGGACTATATTCATGGGGGATATGCACGATTACTCATCCGACAGTATTTCCCCCAGATTACTGACGAACAGTTTGAGGCAACCATGTCCTACATCGCAGCCAATCGTGCTGAAGTCGAAGCCGAATATCAAATGGTTGTGAAAAATGACGAAGAAATTCGGCAATACTGGGAAGAGCAAAACCGTGAATGCTTCGCTCAAATTGCCCGACTACCGCCGCCACCCGGTCTAGAAAAAGCCTGGGCAAAACTTCAAGCCGCGAAAGCCAAACTTGAATCTAAGTCATGA
- a CDS encoding S8 family peptidase, translating into MNKENPLYKQESGIYWGMPGDEMVEPTDLLMPSEQMNLSEDDQSYSFEQKQKNTGNLLVLFDEDESATEEGIKALNDYGFKVSTATNYSLESHSNEHAYISKKLGVAVIKGNEPDLRTRVHSIQSENRNLILTIEDERCVYSDAVGVAQSEIEVQLSTWGLKQTKVTESKYSGRGIRVAILDTGFDVRHPDFTNREIIKKSFVSDEDAHDRHGHGTHCTGTACGSRNPIHASERYGIAYDADIYIGKVMNAKGEGTDGWTLAGINWAIENGCHIISMSLGAFVKQGDGYSQCFEKVAERALKQGTLIIAAAGNNSHRDKGIFNAVNHPANCPSIMAVGAINSYRKMGLFSNRGINKEGGEINIVGPGVGIYSSWLLPTKYRELNGTSMATPHVAGIAALFAEANPDARGKALWNLLVNNTQHLPDLNQADVGAGLVQAPLT; encoded by the coding sequence ATGAACAAAGAAAATCCATTATATAAACAAGAGTCGGGTATATATTGGGGGATGCCAGGGGATGAAATGGTAGAACCAACTGACCTATTGATGCCCTCAGAACAAATGAATTTATCTGAAGATGATCAATCATATAGTTTTGAGCAAAAACAGAAAAATACGGGTAATTTACTAGTCCTATTTGATGAGGATGAAAGTGCAACTGAAGAGGGGATTAAAGCTCTGAATGATTATGGATTTAAAGTGTCTACGGCGACAAACTACTCTCTCGAGTCACATAGCAATGAACATGCTTATATTAGTAAAAAGTTGGGAGTAGCTGTAATCAAAGGTAATGAGCCAGATCTGCGTACTCGTGTTCACTCAATTCAATCTGAAAACCGTAATCTAATTTTAACAATAGAAGATGAACGTTGTGTTTACTCAGATGCTGTAGGAGTTGCACAAAGCGAAATTGAAGTGCAGCTAAGTACATGGGGGTTAAAACAAACCAAAGTCACTGAATCTAAGTACAGTGGTCGTGGGATTCGAGTGGCGATTCTCGATACAGGTTTTGATGTCCGGCATCCTGATTTTACCAATCGGGAGATTATCAAGAAGTCCTTTGTCAGCGACGAGGATGCACATGATAGGCATGGTCATGGTACTCATTGCACAGGTACAGCTTGTGGTTCTCGTAACCCTATTCATGCTTCAGAACGATATGGTATTGCCTACGATGCGGATATTTATATTGGCAAAGTTATGAACGCTAAGGGAGAAGGTACAGATGGATGGACACTGGCAGGTATCAATTGGGCTATCGAGAACGGTTGTCATATTATTTCAATGTCCCTGGGAGCATTCGTTAAGCAAGGGGACGGTTACTCCCAGTGCTTTGAGAAAGTGGCTGAACGGGCGCTGAAACAGGGAACGCTGATTATTGCTGCTGCTGGGAACAATAGCCACCGTGACAAGGGAATTTTTAACGCCGTGAATCATCCAGCCAATTGTCCCTCCATTATGGCAGTAGGTGCTATCAACAGCTATAGAAAAATGGGTTTATTTTCTAATAGAGGCATTAACAAGGAGGGTGGGGAGATTAATATTGTGGGTCCAGGCGTTGGAATCTACTCAAGTTGGCTGCTGCCGACCAAGTATCGTGAACTCAATGGTACGAGCATGGCGACACCCCATGTGGCTGGGATAGCAGCGTTGTTTGCTGAGGCTAACCCGGATGCTAGGGGCAAAGCACTATGGAATTTACTGGTTAACAATACTCAGCATCTGCCCGATCTTAACCAAGCTGATGTCGGTGCTGGATTGGTTCAAGCTCCTTTGACTTGA
- a CDS encoding protein-arginine deiminase family codes for MGIHIIYVDVWNNDGYSQWMNLSDASAYKFKYEPEDQPYENWNANDKPLMQDILHHHDSLGCSTDTLSGLRKVYLYGLLSDDCPENPPIYIEDPLGNITLGQLKLTPLNWKEGLSHQIDTINKSRQNGAIIKYDASLYITLKVISKDQALKYFWQDAPNDSDEELVKNYKKLINETALNFQKSFTITKKIPKQPRVKGAWLMLSDVHPCKKLYSLYVFEQNHCSVYDLLEACYTIFNSTQAYKLHQNGLDKLESSSQNVILVNLESENLGRGFGNKVFLQDKFISGVRWEKDSWYDSPLLCAHKRDLTDINSAMKRKLANSVYQIDDELFNSSDDDDNDRNYGGNFTLWPDEVEATPKIDNSSHSYIYSPKVPKHPKSPFGKIILGDSKHGTNNWGTVDNNTREFFFSQKLQPCLPIDTSWLRVGHVDEILSVIRDNDQKCRLVYASTELMIDLLNKLKQVNSYSLSFFKGSFVYQEYKERQLSYFLEEYKINFNRKIQREKLSPTKEILKKCLNISSDEKIIQIPVFFESKVENVDYSTKSFSTRAETINLVNIQIINDHLLIPCPLGPRLLVNDCKNILSDYFDNVNIEIPKGFWLWVPKGVSLQALALCFCSLNNSEKQQKIIDKVKSPKTNDDSLKKICSELVHKRNEMITTLTQASENQELKFKEDYIFEQWTRVWIPNERVDFFEEYLKLALKPLGKPVHFVNTLPYHIEGGEIHCATNALRQCPTEWNLSNY; via the coding sequence ATGGGCATACATATTATTTATGTCGATGTGTGGAATAATGACGGATATTCTCAGTGGATGAATTTAAGCGATGCTTCGGCATACAAATTTAAATATGAACCCGAAGATCAACCCTATGAAAACTGGAATGCGAATGATAAACCTCTTATGCAAGATATCCTGCACCACCACGACAGTCTAGGCTGTTCTACAGACACTCTATCCGGGCTACGAAAAGTATATTTATACGGTTTGCTAAGTGATGATTGCCCAGAAAATCCACCAATCTATATTGAAGACCCTTTAGGTAATATTACATTAGGTCAATTAAAACTAACTCCTCTAAATTGGAAAGAAGGTTTAAGTCATCAAATCGACACTATTAATAAATCCCGACAAAATGGAGCCATCATTAAATATGATGCAAGTCTTTACATAACGCTAAAAGTCATAAGCAAAGATCAAGCGTTAAAATATTTTTGGCAGGATGCCCCCAATGATAGTGACGAAGAACTCGTTAAAAACTATAAAAAATTAATTAATGAAACTGCTTTAAATTTTCAAAAATCTTTCACTATTACTAAAAAAATTCCAAAACAGCCAAGAGTAAAAGGAGCGTGGCTGATGCTATCGGACGTTCATCCGTGCAAAAAACTATACAGTCTTTATGTATTTGAACAAAATCATTGCTCAGTTTATGACTTACTTGAAGCTTGTTACACTATTTTTAACTCTACTCAAGCATATAAACTCCACCAAAATGGCTTAGATAAGCTTGAATCATCCAGCCAAAATGTTATTTTAGTTAATCTCGAATCGGAAAACCTAGGGCGGGGGTTTGGAAACAAAGTATTTCTTCAGGATAAGTTTATCAGCGGGGTGCGTTGGGAGAAAGACTCTTGGTATGATAGCCCACTACTTTGCGCTCATAAACGCGATCTAACAGATATCAACTCAGCGATGAAAAGAAAACTGGCAAACTCTGTCTATCAGATTGATGATGAACTCTTTAACTCAAGCGATGATGATGACAATGACCGTAACTATGGCGGCAATTTTACCCTCTGGCCCGATGAAGTTGAAGCAACTCCAAAAATAGACAACTCCTCTCACTCTTATATCTACTCCCCAAAAGTTCCTAAACATCCCAAATCTCCATTTGGGAAAATTATACTTGGCGATTCTAAGCACGGAACTAATAACTGGGGAACTGTTGATAATAATACAAGAGAATTTTTCTTTTCACAGAAGCTACAACCTTGCTTACCTATTGATACTTCTTGGCTGCGCGTCGGACACGTTGATGAAATCCTATCTGTAATCCGAGATAATGACCAAAAATGCCGTCTTGTATACGCTTCTACAGAATTAATGATCGATTTGCTTAATAAGTTAAAACAAGTCAATTCTTACTCTTTGAGCTTTTTCAAAGGGAGCTTTGTTTATCAAGAATATAAAGAAAGACAATTAAGCTATTTCCTGGAAGAATACAAAATAAACTTTAATAGAAAAATTCAAAGAGAAAAACTCTCTCCCACCAAAGAAATCCTTAAAAAATGTCTCAATATTTCATCAGATGAAAAAATTATTCAGATTCCCGTATTTTTTGAAAGTAAGGTTGAGAATGTAGATTATTCTACAAAGTCATTTTCTACTAGGGCGGAAACTATTAATTTAGTCAATATACAAATTATTAACGATCACTTATTGATACCATGCCCATTAGGACCTCGACTATTAGTAAACGATTGCAAAAACATCTTGAGTGATTACTTTGATAATGTAAACATAGAAATTCCAAAAGGATTTTGGCTATGGGTTCCTAAAGGAGTATCATTACAAGCCCTAGCTTTATGCTTCTGTAGTTTAAATAACTCAGAAAAGCAGCAAAAAATTATTGATAAAGTCAAGTCACCAAAAACAAATGACGATAGTTTAAAAAAGATCTGTTCAGAGCTTGTACATAAGCGAAATGAGATGATAACAACTCTTACTCAAGCCTCGGAGAATCAGGAACTGAAATTCAAAGAAGATTATATATTTGAACAGTGGACTCGTGTATGGATTCCTAATGAGCGTGTAGATTTCTTTGAAGAATATCTAAAATTAGCTCTTAAGCCGTTGGGTAAGCCAGTACATTTTGTTAATACGTTACCTTATCATATTGAAGGTGGTGAAATTCATTGCGCTACTAATGCACTACGCCAGTGTCCAACTGAGTGGAATCTATCAAATTATTAG
- a CDS encoding DUF4123 domain-containing protein, protein MPNIDVQKIIEQLWSSIGQSQNVYALLDAACDVWIYPTLKVLVPNSRYRCLCKGKSTEDLKEVLPYLVQFKKEEDFTCKLIERGWAKSFVIFIEV, encoded by the coding sequence ATGCCGAATATTGATGTTCAAAAAATTATTGAGCAATTGTGGTCATCAATTGGACAATCACAGAACGTTTATGCTCTCTTGGATGCCGCCTGTGATGTATGGATTTATCCAACGTTGAAAGTTCTAGTTCCCAACAGTCGGTATCGCTGTCTCTGTAAAGGGAAATCAACGGAGGATTTAAAAGAGGTTTTGCCGTATTTGGTTCAATTTAAAAAAGAAGAAGACTTCACCTGCAAGTTAATTGAGAGGGGGTGGGCGAAGAGTTTTGTAATTTTCATAGAAGTCTAA
- a CDS encoding type II toxin-antitoxin system VapC family toxin, whose translation MIRYILDTDHVSLFQREHPLVMQQVNATDPQTMAVTIITLEEQVYGRLNRIRRATSAESLVSAYAKLRDTFDFFSRINLLSFPQEAGDCYAELVRQRIRVGTQDLKIAAIALCVKGIVVTRNQRDFCKVPGLELADWTVEELQR comes from the coding sequence TTGATTCGGTATATTTTAGATACGGATCATGTCTCTCTTTTTCAGAGAGAACATCCGCTGGTGATGCAACAAGTCAATGCCACTGATCCGCAAACAATGGCGGTGACAATTATTACCCTTGAAGAGCAAGTTTATGGACGACTAAATCGAATTCGTAGGGCTACTTCAGCAGAGTCTCTGGTATCGGCTTATGCTAAATTACGCGATACATTTGATTTTTTTAGTAGGATTAATTTGCTCTCTTTTCCCCAAGAAGCTGGCGATTGCTATGCAGAATTAGTTCGTCAAAGGATACGTGTTGGTACACAGGATTTAAAAATTGCAGCGATCGCTCTTTGTGTGAAAGGGATAGTGGTTACGCGCAATCAACGGGATTTTTGTAAAGTGCCAGGTTTAGAGTTGGCAGATTGGACAGTTGAGGAATTGCAGAGGTAG
- a CDS encoding N-acetyltransferase: MTSSEPRWDVLPIEKRYQRDAFDCGYRVLNEYLKKYARQNHQKGIAKTFVAIPASGGLNVDGYYTISASVIEYESFPESYQRKMPAYPIPATLIGKLAVDNTVKGQGLGGELLADALYRIVRAAQDIGIFAVRVDAIDLLAKEFYLKHEFIPFQDKALSLFLPLESIAREFDF, translated from the coding sequence ATGACAAGTAGTGAGCCGAGATGGGACGTTCTGCCTATTGAGAAAAGATATCAACGAGATGCTTTTGACTGTGGCTATCGAGTTCTCAATGAATATCTCAAGAAATACGCTCGGCAAAACCATCAAAAGGGAATTGCCAAAACCTTTGTTGCTATTCCAGCATCAGGGGGACTAAATGTGGATGGTTACTATACAATCAGCGCTAGTGTCATTGAGTACGAATCTTTTCCTGAATCTTATCAACGAAAGATGCCTGCCTATCCAATTCCCGCTACGTTAATTGGTAAATTGGCAGTTGATAATACTGTTAAGGGACAAGGTTTGGGAGGAGAACTTTTAGCCGATGCTCTCTATCGTATTGTTCGTGCTGCTCAAGACATTGGAATTTTTGCGGTTAGAGTTGATGCAATAGATTTACTGGCAAAGGAATTTTATCTTAAACATGAGTTTATTCCGTTTCAAGATAAAGCACTGTCTCTTTTCTTACCCTTGGAAAGCATTGCTAGAGAGTTTGATTTCTAG
- a CDS encoding XisH family protein, whose amino-acid sequence MPAKDIYHDSVKKALIKDQWTITHDSLTLRVGKKDMFVDLGAEKFLAAQKQDRKIAVEIKSFIGASEIEDLRNALGQYILYENALELVEPDRVLYLAIRELIFYDLFEEVIGRYLLEKRLLKIVVFDPDKEVIVKWID is encoded by the coding sequence GTGCCAGCTAAAGATATCTATCACGATAGTGTTAAAAAGGCATTGATTAAGGATCAATGGACAATTACCCATGATTCTCTTACCTTGAGAGTGGGTAAAAAGGATATGTTTGTAGACTTGGGGGCTGAAAAATTCCTGGCGGCTCAGAAGCAAGACCGAAAGATAGCGGTGGAAATTAAAAGCTTTATTGGTGCTTCGGAAATTGAAGATTTAAGGAATGCTTTAGGACAATACATTTTGTATGAAAATGCTCTGGAGTTGGTTGAGCCTGATAGAGTTCTTTATCTAGCGATACGTGAACTAATTTTTTATGATTTATTTGAGGAAGTTATCGGCAGGTATTTATTAGAGAAGCGATTACTTAAAATTGTAGTTTTTGATCCAGACAAAGAGGTAATTGTCAAATGGATAGATTAG
- a CDS encoding IS630 family transposase: MNIIDELANFINQTKETKEIKRALAVKMILEGKSYREVKELLKVSHSFISQWKNQALFQGVESLKLQYKGRAGYLKSEEKEQTIQWLREQDYLRLSDLQKYLQEQYNVVFESNQSYYSLFKEAQVSWKKTQKKNPAKNDELVKAKKKEIEARLEKWKPEIEAGSRTVLMLDECHLLWGDLLGYAWGRTDARIEVPLKNEKERQTYYGALDYQTKEFIVKEYKSGNSENTIDFIEYLQRKRPGKKLSIFWDGATYHDSKQFREYLKTINQDLSEEDWLISCTKFAPNAPEQNPVEDIWLQVKTFIRQFYHLCSSFKIVKWLFKFFADGQIFDFPKIFQYGKLPQSI; encoded by the coding sequence ATGAACATTATAGATGAATTGGCTAATTTTATCAATCAGACAAAAGAGACCAAAGAAATTAAAAGAGCCTTGGCGGTAAAAATGATTTTGGAAGGAAAATCTTATCGTGAAGTCAAAGAACTATTAAAAGTTTCTCACAGTTTTATCAGCCAATGGAAAAATCAAGCGCTTTTTCAGGGTGTAGAAAGTTTAAAGCTTCAATATAAAGGTAGAGCAGGTTACTTAAAATCTGAAGAAAAAGAGCAAACAATTCAGTGGTTGAGAGAACAAGATTATCTAAGATTATCAGACTTGCAGAAGTATTTGCAGGAGCAATATAATGTAGTTTTTGAGTCCAATCAAAGTTATTATAGCTTATTTAAAGAGGCTCAAGTGAGTTGGAAAAAGACTCAAAAAAAGAATCCGGCTAAAAATGATGAATTAGTCAAAGCTAAAAAAAAAGAAATAGAGGCAAGGCTAGAAAAATGGAAACCGGAAATAGAAGCTGGAAGCCGGACGGTGCTTATGCTTGACGAATGTCATCTGCTGTGGGGTGATTTGTTAGGTTATGCGTGGGGAAGAACAGATGCAAGAATAGAAGTCCCTCTCAAAAATGAAAAAGAAAGACAGACTTATTATGGGGCTTTAGATTATCAAACCAAAGAGTTTATAGTCAAAGAATATAAAAGTGGAAACAGCGAAAATACAATCGATTTCATCGAATATTTACAAAGGAAACGACCCGGAAAAAAATTATCGATATTTTGGGATGGTGCAACTTACCATGATTCCAAGCAGTTTCGAGAATACTTAAAGACAATTAATCAAGATTTATCAGAGGAAGACTGGTTGATAAGTTGTACGAAATTTGCTCCGAACGCTCCCGAACAAAATCCAGTCGAAGATATTTGGTTGCAAGTTAAAACTTTCATTAGACAATTTTATCATCTTTGCAGCTCTTTTAAAATAGTTAAGTGGTTATTTAAGTTTTTTGCTGATGGTCAAATATTCGATTTTCCCAAAATATTTCAGTATGGAAAATTGCCACAATCTATTTAG
- a CDS encoding DUF4123 domain-containing protein: protein MTNIDPDKIINYLWGQKQSHTEIYALLDSANDPKIYDKINQINKNDYCCLYPDKVAKVLAEVAPYLVKVKLDKQSDSFIIFMLTNGWKKSWGLLLESSAPLNKLQEHFQGLLRVKDETGKSFYFRYYDPRILRVYLPTCTQEELKIVFGSSVMRYWIESENGNNILEFPPKEGKSYLFQ, encoded by the coding sequence ATGACAAATATTGATCCTGATAAAATAATTAATTACTTGTGGGGGCAGAAACAATCCCATACAGAAATCTATGCCCTTTTAGATTCTGCTAATGACCCCAAAATTTATGATAAGATTAACCAAATCAACAAGAACGACTATTGTTGCCTTTATCCAGACAAAGTGGCTAAAGTTTTGGCTGAAGTAGCACCCTATCTAGTTAAAGTTAAACTCGATAAACAATCTGACTCATTTATAATTTTTATGCTGACTAATGGGTGGAAAAAAAGTTGGGGCTTATTGCTAGAATCATCTGCGCCGTTAAATAAATTACAGGAGCATTTTCAGGGTTTGCTCAGGGTAAAGGATGAAACAGGTAAATCCTTTTATTTTCGATATTACGATCCGCGTATATTGCGGGTTTATTTACCAACTTGTACTCAAGAAGAGTTAAAAATAGTTTTCGGCTCGTCGGTTATGCGTTATTGGATAGAAAGTGAAAACGGAAATAACATTCTTGAGTTTCCACCTAAGGAAGGTAAATCTTACCTATTTCAATAG